In one Carassius carassius chromosome 14, fCarCar2.1, whole genome shotgun sequence genomic region, the following are encoded:
- the elovl6l gene encoding elongation of very long chain fatty acids protein 6-like, translating to MNVTEFQLPLTEYDFERHFDERFAIEWMQDNWKKSFLFGAVYVVLVFGGQHFMKERQKLDLRRVLLLWSLSLAIFSIIGAVRTGCFMLYILRTNGFKQSVCDQSFYYGPISKFWACAFVLSKAPELGDTMFIVLRKQRLIFLHWYHHITVLVYSWYSYKDQVAGGGWFMTMNYTVHALMYSYYTARAAGLRVPKPCAIIITSSQIAQMAMGLAVSALVYQWMQDGDCPSYIDNIVWASLMYLSYLFLFSSFFYQSYMKGSKPTSIKTE from the exons ATGAATGTGACGGAATTTCAGCTGCCTCTGACTGAGTATGATTTCGAGCGTCACTTTGATGAGAGGTTTGCTATTGAATGGATGCAGGACAACTG GAAAAAGTCGTTTTTGTTTGGTGCTGTGTATGTCGTGCTCGTGTTTGGTGGTCAGCACTTCATGAAGGAAAGACAAAAACTTGATCTACGAAGAGTGTTACTGCTGTGGTCCCTCAGTTTGGCCATCTTTAG TATCATTGGAGCGGTGAGAACTGGGTGCTTCATGTTGTACATTCTCAGAACCAATGGTTTTAAACAGTCTGTTTGTGATCAGAGCTTCTACTACGGGCCGATAAGCAAGTTCTGGGCTTGTGCGTTTGTGCTGAGCAAGGCCCCCGAGCTAG GGGACACCATGTTCATCGTCTTGCGCAAGCAGCGGCTGATCTTCCTGCATTGGTATCATCACATTACTGTGCTGGTGTACTCCTGGTATTCCTACAAAGACCAGGTTGCCGGTGGTGGCTGGTTCATGACCATGAATTACACAGTGCACGCGCTCATGTACAGCTACTACACGGCTCGAGCTGCTGGACTCCGTGTGCCGAAACCCTGTGCCATCATCATCACTTCCTCCCAGATTGCTCAgatggccatgggactggcagtAAGTGCGCTAGTCTACCAATGGATGCAGGATGGAGATTGCCCTTCTTACATAGACAACATAGTGTGGGCTTCACTCATGTATCTCAGCTATCtgttcctcttctcttctttcttttaTCAGTCTTACATGAAGGGTTCAAAACCCACAAGCATCAAAACTGAGTGA
- the mtg1 gene encoding mitochondrial ribosome-associated GTPase 1 produces the protein MRIYHSLLNAVKFRKVFDFGEREVAHWFPGHMAKGLKQMRANLRKVDCIIEIHDARIPFSGRNPSFQESLDVRPHILILNKMDLADTSKKQSILKQLDREGVRNVLFTDCLRQRDENVKRIVPLVTELIESGSRFHREEDRSYCLMVIGVPNVGKSSLINAVRRTYLKKGKASKVGGEPGITKAVLTKIQVCERPIIHLLDTPGVLPPRIENIETGMKLALCGTILDHLVGEDVIADYLLFSLNRLERFSYVEKYNLEEPSDDIQHVLKCIAVKLGKTKRVKAITGVGNITVQLPDYSAAAYDFIRAFRKGELGKVMLD, from the exons ATGAGGATTTATCATTCTTTACTCAATGCTGTTAAGTTTAGGAAAGTGTTTGACTTTGGTGAGCGAGAGGTGGCGCATTGGTTCCCCGGACATATGGCCAAAG GACTCAAGCAGATGAGAGCCAATCTAAGGAAGGTCGATTGCATTATAGAGATCCATGATGCTAGA ATACCCTTTTCTGGAAGAAATCCCTCATTTCAAGAGAGTCTTGATGTCCGGCCACACATACTCATACTGAACAAGATGGATCTGGCAGACACATCAAAAAAGCAG AGTATTCTGAAGCAGCTTGACAGAGAAGGTGTGAGGAATGTTTTATTTACAGACTGTTTAAGACAACGAGATGAGAATGTTAAAAGG ATTGTTCCTCTTGTGACGGAGTTGATAGAAAGTGGCTCACGTTTTCATAGAGAAGAG gACAGAAGTTACTGTCTGATGGTCATTGGTGTGCCAAATGTGGGGAAATCATCACTGATTAATGCTGTAAGaagaacatatttaaaaaaag GCAAAGCTTCTAAAGTAGGAGGTGAACCAGGAATTACAAAAGCTGTTCTGACAAAAATTCAG GTTTGTGAGAGACCCATAATTCACTTACTGGACACCCCAGGGGTCCTACCACCTAGAATAGAGAACATAGAGACTGGAATGAAACTTGCTTTATGTG GTACCATTTTGGACCATTTAGTCGGTGAGGATGTCATTGCAGATTATCTGCTTTTTTCACTGAACAGACTGGAAAGATTTAG TTACGTTGAAAAGTACAATCTTGAAGAGCCTAGCGATGATATTCAGCATGTGTTGAAGTGTATAGCGGTGAAACTCGGCAAGACCAAGCGTGTGAAGGCCATCACTGGAGTTG